A single genomic interval of Musa acuminata AAA Group cultivar baxijiao chromosome BXJ3-4, Cavendish_Baxijiao_AAA, whole genome shotgun sequence harbors:
- the LOC135635858 gene encoding ENHANCER OF AG-4 protein 2-like: MGPGRRRGGNRVKAMGQLKLGDFVLAKVKGYPAWPAKISRPEDFDRSPDPRKYFVQFFGTSEIAFVLPADIQVFTNESKSKLIARCQGKTVKYFSRAVEEICEAFEESHKKLSPESGLDIDRTSTGHTSSSISDFYDSKHLMEHDEVSHLEDQGKKHEHSISDVNYCLTDKLHGMECGSRSQEANVSSDLSPSILAGAGSLLKREKPSSNGAQIAKDTKLVVSSSVSHTCSDKEEKLTSPDPDVSKGNYLDMLPNKETAELLPEGSAAVGLQDCGDSRHVNEPQKKDAANVLKVSGNGNQTTKLVAEQKQKVRNALKVKKSPSPQNQLKGSFGKGNKMFGEGNKGVASRDHNRELSKNVSRRDADSKYAKRSKSLKRPKERFLDKEKMDRNPRKEVADASNEYASEGSISSGELTVKDFHIRNKKHKLDGSKDSQPAKRSKLIQVGSEKSKSSRHCDLSGVDGKRKGDKVIKTKKSGISMKAYLTSETETHHDRTLIQHNDAVLAMAKHSKSMDTVVDPATKTVASTSRTSSHSLKDEVPVSTHVFRRRRLCKIDDDEEEQRTPIHKESASNSAGAHPGISVSEEKPHSLMEHNRDSLSNNAVTDKPGLAKDEKTSDGMTLPGNKAEKDKERRVKKCGGSQNSQSPMEPECDESSFGDCRPSNVSPETSTALGDTMKLTDQTSVKPHMKIVGSNGKKSQIAPSKLSNHTSGSLNSSHFQAMPEENKISNKEINIKVTSKSNRFESKFSVEQNSKKYVSGGKRSEASVEAKMISFSESIYADSTKSMKHLIAAAQAKRRQAQAQSLPPENAIFTLISAPTVIHGRSPSPSSIPFSTANSSQKNMKGTYACTPLGSPSAAPQEFSSLNKVELEEYEHRNSPEYRPLGGSLSGGTEAAVARDALEGMIETLSRTKDSIGRATRLAIECARYGIAGEIVELLLQKLEGEPSFHRRVDLFFLVDSITQCSHAQKGIAGSSYIPNVQAALPRLLDAAAPPGAGTRENRRQCLKVLKLWLERKIMPENLLRRYIDDIEVPNDDVNAGMFLRRPSRAERSIDDPIREIEGMLVDEYGSNATFQLPGLLSSHVFEDEEGPITVCRDSGDELSYGAGNALEEFDTCAFTPSDRHHHILKDVDGELEMEDTTLSKDRKGMMGDYNHKIDLQHENSSPSMEPTSTNPTELPPLPTAPPPLLDYPPPPPPLPPLPSSPPPPPPPPPPLSPSAPPLPPPLPPTGQASLPPVPFPPALSSSSPSSFFPSKQEEFRMSNGNQQVHMSGNAAMQGQETASSSEVVLQQHPNFMATGMGNTQSHNNFSSSSTFEYGHNKLYVAPQTSHQIHQFQQGNTSFHQRPYHSVTPAQTSSNYPLPNTQMPAGHFSHVAVDQQSVQQTFNPYPLPSVPNSQRQYVSDEQRRVHSTDFSPDSQHSTWVSGARPPSCSGPHIVQDGFMRSGMERPPSNSMGFQLPLHNPMPSGGSVQGHTFSQVPSVRPDIPGLNCWRPA; the protein is encoded by the exons ATGGGCCCCGGGCGGAGGCGAGGCGGGAATCGGGTCAAGGCAATGGGGCAGCTCAAGCTGGGGGATTTCGTTCTCGCCAAGGTGAAGGGGTACCCCGCTTGGCCGGCGAAG ATAAGCAGGCCAGAAGATTTCGATCGATCACCAGATCCTAGGAAATATTTTGTTCAGTTCTTTGGGACTTCTGAAAT TGCCTTTGTTTTACCAGCTGACATTCAGGTGTTCACTAATGAGTCAAAGAGTAAGTTGATAGCTCGCTGCCAGGGTAAAACAGTCAAATACTTTTCTCGTGCTGTGGAGGAGATATGCGAAGCCTTTGAAGAATCACATAAGAAGCTTTCCCCAGAATCAGGACTCGATATTGACAGGACAAGCACCGGCCACACATCTTCCTCAATTAGTGATTTTTATGATAGCAAGCATCTAATGGAGCATGATGAAGTATCTCATTTGGAAGACCAGGGAAAAAAACATGAGCATAGCATTAGTGATGTGAATTACTGCTTGACTGATAAGTTGCATGGAATGGAATGTGGTTCAAGAAGCCAAGAAGCGAATGTATCTTCTGATCTGAGTCCAAGTATTTTAGCTGGAGCTGGATCTCTCTTGAAAAGGGAAAAGCCTTCAAGCAATGGTGCCCAGATTGCAAAAGATACGAAACTTGTAGTTTCTAGTTCAGTTTCTCATACTTGTTCTGATAAGGAGGAGAAATTAACAAGTCCTGATCCTGACGTAAGTAAGGGAAATTATCTGGATATGTTACCTAATAAGGAAACTGCAGAGCTGCTTCCAGAAGGCTCTGCTGCTGTTGGACTTCAGGATTGTGGTGATTCCCGACATGTAAATGAACCTCAGAAGAAAGATGCAGCTAACGTGCTGAAGGTTTCAGGGAATGGGAATCAAACAACAAAGCTGGTAGCTGAGCAAAAACAAAAAGTGAGAAATGCTTTGAAAGTTAAAAAAAGCCCATCTCCACAAAATCAGCTGAAGGGTTCTTTTGGAAAGGGAAACAAGATGTTTGGGGAGGGAAATAAAGGGGTTGCTTCCCGTGACCATAATAGAGAACTATCTAAAAATGTTTCGAGAAGAGATGCTGACTCAAAATATGCAAAAAGATCAAAGAGCCTGAAAAGGCCCAAAGAACGTTTTCTCGATAAAGAAAAAATGGATAGAAATCCAAGGAAGGAAGTAGCTGATGCTTCCAACGAATATGCCTCTGAAGGGTCAATTTCTTCGGGTGAATTAACAGTGAAGGATTTTCATATTAGAAATAAAAAACATAAGCTGGATGGTAGCAAAGATTCACAGCCAGCTAAAAGGTCAAAATTGATACAGGTGGGTAGTGAGAAGAGCAAGAGCTCAAGACACTGTGATTTATCTGGGGTTGATGGCAAAAGGAAAGGTGACAAAGTTATTAAGACAAAGAAATCTGGAATCTCCATGAAAGCTTACTTGACATCAGAGACAGAAACACATCATGATAGAACACTTATACAACATAATGATGCTGTCCTTGCCATGGCTAAACATTCCAAGTCCATGGATACAGTGGTAGATCCTGCTACTAAAACTGTTGCAAGTACAAGTCGAACAAGTTCTCACTCTTTAAAAGATGAAGTGCCCGTAAGTACCCATGTCTTTCGTAGACGTAGATTATGCAAAATTGATGATGACGAGGAAGAGCAGAGGACCCCAATTCATAAAGAATCTGCTAGCAACTCGGCTGGAGCACATCCAGGAATTTCAGTTTCTGAAGAGAAACCTCACTCTTTGATGGAGCATAACAGAGATTCTCTATCCAATAATGCTGTGACTGATAAGCCTGGTTTGGCCAAGGATGAGAAGACTTCAGATGGTATGACATTACCTGGCAACAAGGCTGAAAAGGATAAGGAGAGGAGGGTTAAAAAGTGCGGAGGTTCTCAGAATTCTCAAAGTCCCATGGAACCAGAGTGTGACGAATCATCATTTGGGGATTGTCGACCATCAAATGTTTCACCCGAGACCTCTACTGCCCTGGGTGATACAATGAAGTTGACAGATCAGACATCTGTAAAACCCCATATGAAAATTGTGGGCTCTAATGGAAAGAAATCCCAAATTGCCCCTTCCAAACTCTCCAACCACACATCTGGGAGCTTGAACTCTTCCCATTTTCAAGCCATGCCCGAAGAAAATAAGATATCAAATAAAGAAATTAACATAAAGGTTACTTCAAAATCTAACAGGTTTGAGAGCAAATTTTCTGTGGAGCAAAATTCTAAAAAGTATGTTTCAGGAGGGAAAAG ATCAGAAGCTTCTGTAGAAGCTAAAATGATAAGTTTTAGTGAATCTATATATGCTGATTCCACCAAGTCAATGAAGCACCTTATTGCAGCAGCCCAAGCAAAAAGGAGACAAGCACAAGCACAGAGCCTACCCCCTGAAAATGCTATTTTCACTTTAATATCCGCACCAACTGTGATCCATGGAAGGAGCCCAAGTCCTTCGTCTATTCCCTTTTCAACAGCAAATTCTTCTCAGAAGAACATGAAAGGAACTTATGCTTGCACGCCTCTTGGTTCTCCTTCTGCAGCTCCTCAGGAATTTTCTTCACTAAACAAAGTGGAACTTGAAGAATATGAGCACAGGAATAGTCCTGAATATAGGCCACTGGGTGGTTCACTAAGTGGTGGTACTGAAGCTGCTGTTGCACGTGATGCTTTGGAGGGTATGATAGAAACACTTTCAAGGACAAAGGATAGTATTGGACGTGCAACTCGGCTGGCGATTGAATGTGCCAGATATGGCATTGCTGGTGAG ATCGTGGAACTTCTTCTTCAGAAGTTGGAGGGTGAACCCAGCTTTCATCGTAGAGTTGATCTCTTTTTCCTTGTTGACTCTATTACTCAATGTTCGCATGCCCAGAAAG GGATTGCTGGGTCGTCATATATTCCTAATGTACAGGCAGCATTACCACGTCTGTTGGATGCTGCTGCTCCACCTGGGGCTGGTACACGTGAGAATCGTCGTCAGTGTCTCAAG GTTTTGAAGTTATGGCTTGAGAGGAAAATTATGCCTGAAAATCTTCTTCGTCGATACATTGATGACATTGAGGTTCCCAATGATGATGTGAATGCTGGAATGTTTCTTAGGCGTCCATCTCGAGCTGAGCGGTCTATAGATGATCCAATCAGAGAAATTGAAGGCATGCTTGTTGATGAGTATGGAAG CAATGCAACATTCCAGTTGCCTGGATTATTATCATCTCATGTTTTTGAAGACGAGGAAGGTCCTATCACTGTATGCAGAGATTCTGGTGACGAATTGTCATATGGAGCTGGTAATGCTTTAGAAGAATTTGATACTTGTGCATTCACACCAAGTGACAGACATCATCACATACTGAAGGATGTAGATGGTGAACTTGAAATGGAAGATACTACTTTGTCCAAAGATAGGAAGGGCATGATGGGAGATTATAACCATAAAATTGACTTGCAGCATGAAAATTCTAGTCCGTCTATGGAACCAACGTCGACCAATCCAACAGAGCTGCCCCCTCTACCTACTGCTCCTCCACCTCTTTTGGAttatccaccaccaccacctcctctcccACCCTTGCCTTcttcaccgccaccaccaccacctccaccccCACCATTATCACCATCTGCACCCCCACTCCCACCACCTCTGCCACCAACTGGACAAGCATCTTTGCCCCCAGTCCCATTTCCACCTGCACTGTCATCATCCTCACCATCCTCATTTTTTCCCAGTAAGCAAGAAGAATTCAGAATGTCAAAT GGCAACCAACAAGTCCATATGTCTGGTAATGCTGCAATGCAGGGACAGGAAACTGCTTCAAGTAGTGAAGTGGTTCTGCAGCAGCATCCTAACTTTATGGCTACTGGAATGGGCAATACACAATCTCATAATAACTTTTCTTCCTCTAGCACATTTGAATATGGACATAACAAATTGTATGTAGCCCCTCAAACCTCTCATCAAATTCACCAGTTTCAACAAGGTAACACATCCTTTCACCAAAGACCTTACCATTCCGTCACCCCTGCACAAACTTCCTCCAACTACCCTCTTCCAAATACACAAATGCCTGCTGGCCATTTTTCTCATGTTGCTGTGGATCAACAATCAGTTCAGCAGACTTTCAATCCTTATCCATTGCCATCTGTTCCTAATAGTCAGAGACAATATGTTTCTGATGAACAAAGGAGAGTGCATTCTACTGACTTTAGCCCGGATAGTCAGCATAGTACTTGGGTATCCGGAGCAAGACCACCATCATGCTCAGGGCCCCATATTGTGCAGGATG GATTTATGAGGTCTGGCATGGAAAGACCACCATCCAATTCTATGGGATTTCAGCTTCCTTTGCATAATCCCATGCCATCTGGAGGCTCAGTTCAAG GCCATACTTTTTCCCAGGTGCCATCAGTCAGGCCAGATATTCCTGGTCTTAATTGTTGGAGACCAGCTTAA
- the LOC135636211 gene encoding pentatricopeptide repeat-containing protein At5g66520-like, giving the protein MAAVGSSARKLELLHCPDLSRCLAAFSSASELRRVHALVVTSGLSSDPFTVARLLAACAVPTSGNLRHARSLFASLHRPTPFMYNTMIRALSRSPRPVEPVLLYLRMLRSGLSPDRLTFPFLIRSCSVLGLAGLGRGVHCHAVKFGLDSDVFVVNNAITMYSDWGDMSSAQQLFDEHADVADVISWTALVTGYSNYGRLDCARWFFERMPERNPISWNAMIAGYAKDGKVKAALHLFNKMPHRNVASWSSIISGFAQSGRCAEALAVFRVMVEREVTPNESTLVSAASACAQLRDLNQGEWVHRYVTEHTVEMSVILATVLVDMYGKCGSISKALKVFKDMPEKNVYSCNSMITGLAMNGSERQALTLFWKMQLMGLEPNAITFIGLLSACSHSGLINEGQQFFDMMTRVYGIRPLEEHYGCMVDLLGRAGLIKEAVDFVERMPVEPHPGLWGALAGACRIHGDVELGEKVGKQLIELEPHHGGRYVLLANMYGAARRWDDMAMVRKLLNQRKAAKFPGKSSVEAEAAASV; this is encoded by the coding sequence ATGGCCGCCGTCGGATCCTCGGCGAGAAAGCTAGAGCTCCTCCACTGTCCCGACCTCTCCCGCTGCCTCGCCGCCTTCTCCTCCGCCTCCGAGCTCAGGCGCGTCCACGCCCTCGTCGTCACCTCCGGCCTCTCCTCCGACCCCTTCACCGTCGCCCGGCTCCTCGCCGCCTGCGCCGTCCCCACCTCCGGCAACCTCCGCCACGCGCGCTCCCTCTTCGCCAGCCTCCACCGGCCCACCCCGTTCATGTACAACACCATGATCCGCGCCCTCTCCCGGAGCCCCCGCCCCGTCGAGCCCGTCCTCCTCTACCTCCGCATGCTTCGCTCCGGGTTGTCGCCCGACCGGCTCACCTTCCCTTTCCTTATCCGCTCGTGTTCCGTGCTCGGCTTGGCAGGCCTCGGCCGCGGAGTCCACTGCCACGCCGTGAAATTTGGGCTCGATTCCGATGTCTTCGTCGTGAACAATGCCATAACCATGTACTCGGATTGGGGCGACATGAGCTCCGCCCAGCAGCTGTTCGACGAGCATGCCGACGTGGCTGATGTCATCTCGTGGACAGCATTGGTCACAGGATACTCGAATTACGGGCGGCTGGACTGCGCGCGGTGGTTCTTCGAGCGGATGCCAGAAAGAAATCCCATCTCCTGGAATGCGATGATTGCGGGGTACGCGAAGGATGGGAAGGTCAAAGCAGCATTGCATCTGTTCAACAAAATGCCCCACAGAAATGTGGCCTCCTGGAGCTCGATTATTTCCGGCTTCGCGCAATCGGGTCGTTGCGCGGAGGCGTTGGCCGTGTTCAGAGTAATGGTCGAAAGGGAAGTCACCCCGAACGAGTCGACTTTGGTGAGCGCGGCATCAGCTTGTGCGCAGCTGAGGGATTTGAATCAAGGGGAGTGGGTGCACAGGTACGTTACAGAGCATACAGTGGAGATGAGCGTCATCCTAGCAACGGTTCTCGTGGACATGTATGGCAAGTGTGGGAGCATCAGCAAGGCCCTCAAAGTGTTCAAGGATATGCCCGAGAAGAATGTGTATTCGTGTAACTCCATGATCACCGGGTTGGCCATGAATGGGTCGGAGAGGCAAGCGCTAACACTCTTCTGGAAGATGCAGCTGATGGGTTTGGAGCCAAATGCGATAACCTTCATCGGATTGTTGAGCGCCTGTAGCCACTCGGGGTTGATCAACGAAGGCCAGCAGTTCTTCGACATGATGACTCGGGTTTATGGGATTAGGCCTCTCGAGGAGCACTACGGTTGCATGGTTGACTTGCTTGGTAGGGCGGGACTGATCAAAGAAGCGGTTGATTTCGTGGAAAGAATGCCGGTGGAGCCTCATCCGGGACTATGGGGAGCTCTTGCCGGTGCATGTAGGATCCATGGCGATGTGGAGCTCGGCGAGAAAGTGGGGAAGCAGTTGATCGAGTTGGAACCGCATCATGGTGGGCGGTATGTGTTGTTGGCGAACATGTATGGAGCTGCAAGGAGATGGGACGACATGGCCATGGTGAGGAAACTGCTGAACCAGAGGAAAGCTGCAAAATTCCCTGGAAAGAGCTCAGTGGAGGCAGAAGCGGCAGCCTCTGTTTGA
- the LOC103981231 gene encoding uncharacterized protein LOC103981231, which produces MASQAIVKGRKYVLKHLSLPVRSCSSFSSLGRGRYAPDADTRVPTWISKQSCSEVESSGQKKHVAVTTKEDLIFFCAQGSFRRPSSIIYNSGFGYGRQEFVLPFAVRGLAQSVATASTDTAGRPEKHNEEEPRKDQGQKEFKEASPEECDQAVEGLSTAKAKAKAKQMQDSQKSAQSFIHKFWANLLGIGPALRAVASMSRADWAIKLRHWKDEFVSTMQHYWLGLKLLWADMRISSRLLLKLAAGKSLTRRERQQLTRTTADIFRLVPFAVFIIVPFMEFLLPVFLKLFPNMLPSTFQDKMKEQEALKRKLKARIEYAKFLQDTVKEMAKEVQTSHSGEIRQTAEDLDEFLNKVRTGAPVSNVEILSFAKLFNDELTLDNISRPRLINMCKYMGIPPFGTDNYLRFMLRRKLQEIKEDDKLIQAEGVESLSEEELRQACRERGHLGLLSKEEMQQQLRDWLDLSLNRAVPSSLLILSRAFTVSGKVKPEEAVVATLSSLPDEVVDTVGTGLPSEDSVSERRRKLEFLEMQEELIKEEEKKLVKEEKAKVKESEVIEEDLALKEMTGPTAREAQELASGKTLEKQEQLCKISRALAVLASASSVSRERQEFLSLVNKEIELYNTMLEKEGTDGEEEAKKAYRAAREKSDHAAEVAAADKVSSALVDRVDAMLQELEKEIDDVDAKIGDRWKILDRDHDGKVTPEEVAAAAMYLKDTIGKEGVQELISNLSRDKDGKILVQDIVKLASETEDADGSEAARL; this is translated from the exons ATGGCGTCTCAGGCAATCGTCAAAGGAAGGAAGTACGTCCTGAAACACCTAAGCTTACCTGTGCGTTCTTGTTCCAGTTTCTCGAGTTTGGGGCGCGGAAGATATGCACCTGATGCAGACACGAGGGTTCCAACTTGGATCTCTAAGCAGAGCTGCAGTGAAGTTGAGAGTAGTGGGCAGAAAAAGCATGTGGCGGTAACCACCAAAGAGGACTTAATCTTCTTCTGTGCTCAGGGTTCTTTTCGGCGTCCATCCAGTATAATTTACAATTCAGGATTTGGATATGGAAGGCAAGAGTTTGTTCTTCCATTTGCAGTCAGAGGTTTGGCACAGTCTGTTGCCACCGCATCCACAGATACAGCTGGTCGACCTGAGAAGCATAATGAAGAAGAGCCTCGCAAAGATCAGGGCCAAAAAGAGTTTAAAGAGGCATCTCCTGAGGAATGTGATCAGGCTGTGGAAGGTTTAAGCACtgcaaaagcaaaagcaaaagccAAACAGATGCAAGATTCTCAAAAATCTGCTCAGTCATTCATACACAAGTTTTGGGCAAATCTTCTGGGTATTGGTCCTGCTCTGAGAGCCGTGGCTTCAATGAGCAG AGCGGATTGGGCTATTAAATTACGCCACTGGAAGGATGAATTTGTATCTACCATGCAGCATTATTGGTTAGGCTTGAAATTGTTATGGGCTGATATGAGGATCTCTTCAAGATTGTTGTTGAAGTTGGCTGCTGGAAAGAGTCTCACAAGAAGAGAAAGACAGCAGCTGACACGTACCACAGCCGATATTTTCAGGCTGGTTCCCTTTGCAGTTTTCATCATTGTTCCATTTATGGAGTTCTTGTTGCCAGTGTTCCTGAAGCTGTTTCCAAACATGTTGCCATCCACGTTCCAGGACAAGATGAAAGAACAG GAGGCACTGAAAAGGAAACTCAAAGCAAGAATAGAGTATGCAAAGTTTCTGCAGGACACAGTTAAAGAGATGGCAAAAGAAGTCCAAACATCACATAGTGGAGAAATTAGACAGACTGCAGAGGACTTGGATGAATTTTTGAATAAG GTCAGGACTGGTGCTCCTGTATCCAATGTTGAAATCTTGAGCTTTGCGAAATTGTTTAATGATGAGCTGACATTGGACAATATAAGCAG ACCGAGGCTGATCAATATGTGCAAGTATATGGGAATTCCACCATTTGGAACTGATAATTACTTGCGATTTATGCTTCGAAGGAAATTGCAGGA GATTAAGGAAGATGACAAGCTGATCCAAGCAGAGGGTGTGGAATCTCTTTCAGAAGAGGAACTACGGCAAGCTTGTCGGGAACGGGGTCATCTTGGGTTGCTTTCGAAGGAGGAGATGCAACAACAG CTTCGTGACTGGTTGGATCTGTCCCTTAATCGTGCTGTTCCATCTTCATTGTTGATACTCTCGAG AGCCTTCACTGTATCTGGAAAGGTGAAACCTGAAGAAGCTGTTGTAGCAACATTATCATCTCTACCAGATGAGGTGGTTGACACAGTTGGTACTGGTTTGCCATCTGAAGATTCTGTTTCTGAGAGAAGAAGAAAATTGGAGTTCCTCGAAATGCAGGAAGAACTTATCAAG GAGGAAGAGAAAAAGCTAGTGAAAGAGGAGAAAGCTAAGGTGAAGGAATCTGAGGTCATCGAGGAGGATCTAGCGTTGAAGGAGATGACTGGTCCTACAGCCAGGGAAGCACAGGAGTTAGCAAGCGGAAAAACACTTGAAAAACAGGAGCAACTCTGTAAAATCAGTCGGGCACTGGCTGTGCTAGCTTCAGCTTCT TCAGTGAGTAGGGAACGTCAAGAATTCCTGAGCCTTGTTAATAAAGAG ATTGAACTTTATAATACCATGCTGGAGAAGGAAGGTACTGATGGTGAAGAAGAGGCAAAGAAAGCATATAGGGCCGCTAGGGAGAAGAGTGATCACGCAGCTGAAGTAGCTGCTGCAGACAAGGTCTCATCAGCACTAGTAGATAGG GTTGATGCCATGTTACAAGAACTTGAAAAGGAGATCGATGATGTAGATGCTAAAATTGGTGATCGTTGGAAAATACTAGACAG AGACCATGATGGCAAAGTGACTCCAGAAGAGGTAGCAGCCGCTGCCATGTATCTGAAAGACACCATTGGAAAGGAGGGTGTCCAAGAACTCATCAGCAATCTCTCCAGGGATAAAG ATGGGAAGATTCTTGTTCAAGACATTGTCAAGCTAGCATCCGAAACCGAAGATGCTGATGGTAGTGAAGCGGCACGCTTATAG